The sequence below is a genomic window from Geothermobacter hydrogeniphilus.
CTCGGCGACCAGGTCAAGGGTGGAGAGGTGATGGCAGTGCTGGAAAGTCGGGAGCTGGCCGACGCCAAGGCTGAATACCTGGCGGCCCGGGAACGCCTGGCCCTGGCCGAGGCCAACTTCAATCGTGAGGAACGACTCTGGAAAAAGAAGGTTTCGGCGGAGCAGGAGTATCTCGATGCCAAGCAGGCTTTTGCCGAAGCGCGGATCAATCTGCGTTCGGCCGAGCAAAAGCTGCATGCCCTGGGGTTCAGTGAGGACTATCTCAAGCAGTTGCCGGAGCACCTGGACCAGACCTATACCCGTTATGAAATGCGGGCCCCGTTCAGCGGTGCGGTGATCCAGAAGCATATTACCCTGGGAGAGGCCCTGAACGGTTCTTCCGAGGCGTTCGTTGTTGCTGACCTGGGTACGGTCTGGGTCGACATCAACGTCTACCAGAAGGACCTGGTCAAGATTCACAAGGGACAGAAGGTGGTGATTGAGATCGGCCACGACATTGCCCCGGTGAGTGGAACCCTTTCCTATGTCGGACCGCTGGTCGGAGAGGAGACCCGGACCGCCCTGGCCCGTGCGGAGTTGCCTAATCCGCAGGGGGATCTGCGGCCCGGAATGTTCATCACCGCCCGGGTGGCGGTCGGCAGCGTGGA
It includes:
- a CDS encoding efflux RND transporter periplasmic adaptor subunit gives rise to the protein MKNSKRNKFYILPAALSLVLVLAAGLPATVTAGEQGKKSAHAGEESEGGHEEGVVRLSAAELKEFGIVVREAGPGRLDTFVDLPGEIVINADRQAHVVPRVPGIVREVRKKLGDQVKGGEVMAVLESRELADAKAEYLAARERLALAEANFNREERLWKKKVSAEQEYLDAKQAFAEARINLRSAEQKLHALGFSEDYLKQLPEHLDQTYTRYEMRAPFSGAVIQKHITLGEALNGSSEAFVVADLGTVWVDINVYQKDLVKIHKGQKVVIEIGHDIAPVSGTLSYVGPLVGEETRTALARAELPNPQGDLRPGMFITARVAVGSVDVPLLVPKTALQTLEGKTVVFVLDEDGFEPRPVTVGRENGLQVEIKDGLKPGEKYASTGAFTLKAQLSKGAFGGGHGH